A section of the Lynx canadensis isolate LIC74 chromosome A1, mLynCan4.pri.v2, whole genome shotgun sequence genome encodes:
- the LOC115510675 gene encoding olfactory receptor 2T2-like codes for MEQKNENSTDFILLGLFPWFSYPYLLILLLLFIYIIAFTGNSILILLIWLDSCLHTPMYFLLSQLSFIDLAYISSTVPKVVTNYFTERKNISYFACATQLFFFLTLGLAECILLTLMAYGRCVAVCNPLRYTILMNPKVCKQMAAAAWIGGSLAALIHTIYPMNFPICGSGEINHYFCEMPAILRLSCVDISVYEMVKFVSTIVFLLVPFFLILVSYNLIFLTVLKMNSWKGSNKALSTCFSHLTVVSLYFGQAIFIYMTPSSSHTPEQDQIAPVLGTIVTPMLNPLIYSLRNKEVVGALRKCMGRCGN; via the coding sequence atggagcagaagaatgaaaactcAACTGATTTTATCCTCCTGGGACTCTTTCCCTGGTTCAGTTATCCCtacctcctcatcctcctcctcctttttatttacattattgcCTTTACTGGAAACTCCATACTAATCCTCCTCATCTGGCTGGACTCCtgcctccacacccccatgtacttcctGCTCAGTCAGCTGTCCTTCATTGACTTGGCTTACATCTCCAGCACAGTCCCCAAGGTGGTTACCAACTATTTCACAGAGAGGAAGAACATTTCCTATTTTGCCTGTGCCACTcagctctttttcttcctcacccTTGGTCTTGCTGAGTGCATCTTGCTGACCCTAATGGCCTATGGCCGCTGTGTGGCTGTGTGTAACCCCCTGAGATACACAATTCTCATGAATCCCAAGGTCTGTAAGCAGATGGCTGCTGCAGCCTGGATTGGAGGGTCCCTTGCAGCCCTTATACACACCATCTACCCAATGAATTTCCCTATCTGTGGTTCCGGGGAAATTAATCATTACTTTTGTGAGATGCCTGCCATCCTGAGGTTGTCTTGTGTGGATATATCAGTCTATGAAATGGTAAAATTTGTATCAACAATTGTGTTTCTCCTCGTcccattttttcttattctggtCTCCTACAATCTCATCTTCCTCACTGTTCTGAAGATGAATTCTTGGAAAGGAAGTAACAAAGCACTTTCCACCTGCTTCTCCCACCTGACAGTAGTGAGTCTCTACTTTGGTCAAGCCATCTTCATTTACATGACACCCAGTTCTTCTCACACACCTGAACAAGATCAGATTGCACCTGTACTTGGCACCATAGTGACCCCCATGCTAAATCCCCTCATCTACAGCTTAAGGAACAAAGAAGTGGTGGGGGCCCTGAGGAAGTGCATGGGAAGATGTGGCAATTGA